The following are encoded together in the Paraburkholderia sp. BL10I2N1 genome:
- a CDS encoding DHA2 family efflux MFS transporter permease subunit — MHRGRPDPENCLSQPPSAPGRPEGTRNPPALPAPPPPLHGGQLVLATIAVALATFMNVLDTSIANVAIPTISGNLGVSVDEGTWVITVFAAANAVSIPLTGWLTQRLGQIRLFVGAILMFVLASWLCGVAPTLPILLVSRVLQGAVAGPLIPLSQAILLSSWSKEKSSTALALWAMTATVGPIAGPALGGWITDSYSWSWIFYINIPVGIFAAGVTWMIYRNRETPTRKLPIDVVGLGLLIAWVASLQVMLDKGKDLDWFSSPVIVTLGITAVISFAFFLVWELTEENPIVDLRLFTQRNFLGGTIAISVAYGVFFGNLVLLPQWMQEYLNYRSVDAGLVTAPLGIFAVILAPVMGRVLPRSDARIIATLAFVGFAIVFYMRSKYVIEIDTWHLVLPTLLQGIPMAMFFVPLTAIILSGQPPQKIPAAAGLSNFVRVFCGAVGTSIAGNAWNNRTVLHHERLTEQASLNNPTFTQQMDTTQSLLHLNTPSAHALFDFQLNTQAAMMGLNDIFYVSAIIFILIIPLIWITKPAKGGSGPGAAGAH; from the coding sequence ATGCACCGTGGCAGGCCCGATCCGGAGAATTGCTTGAGCCAGCCACCGTCCGCACCCGGTCGTCCCGAAGGCACCCGGAATCCGCCCGCCCTTCCCGCGCCCCCGCCTCCATTGCATGGCGGCCAGCTCGTGCTGGCGACCATCGCGGTCGCGCTCGCCACCTTCATGAACGTGCTGGACACGTCGATCGCGAACGTCGCGATTCCGACGATCTCGGGAAACCTCGGCGTCTCGGTCGACGAAGGCACCTGGGTCATCACGGTGTTCGCGGCAGCCAACGCCGTGTCGATTCCGCTCACTGGCTGGCTCACGCAGCGTCTCGGCCAGATCAGGCTGTTCGTCGGCGCGATCCTGATGTTCGTGCTGGCGTCGTGGCTGTGCGGCGTGGCGCCGACCCTGCCGATCCTGCTCGTCTCCCGTGTTCTGCAAGGCGCGGTGGCCGGTCCGCTGATTCCGCTGTCGCAGGCGATCCTGCTCAGTTCATGGTCGAAGGAAAAATCATCGACCGCGCTCGCGCTCTGGGCCATGACCGCCACGGTCGGCCCGATTGCCGGGCCTGCGCTCGGCGGCTGGATCACCGACAGCTATTCGTGGTCGTGGATTTTCTACATCAACATTCCGGTCGGCATCTTCGCCGCGGGCGTCACGTGGATGATCTACCGGAACCGCGAAACGCCCACCAGAAAACTGCCGATCGACGTGGTCGGGCTGGGGCTCCTGATCGCGTGGGTTGCATCGCTACAGGTCATGCTCGACAAAGGCAAGGATCTCGACTGGTTCTCGTCGCCGGTGATCGTCACGCTCGGTATTACGGCGGTGATCAGTTTCGCGTTCTTCCTTGTCTGGGAGCTCACTGAAGAGAATCCGATCGTCGATCTGCGGCTTTTCACGCAGCGCAACTTTCTCGGCGGGACGATCGCAATTTCCGTCGCGTACGGCGTGTTCTTCGGCAACCTCGTGCTGCTGCCGCAATGGATGCAGGAATACCTGAACTACCGTTCGGTCGATGCCGGTCTCGTCACCGCGCCGCTCGGCATTTTCGCAGTGATTCTTGCGCCGGTGATGGGGCGCGTGCTGCCACGCTCCGACGCGCGGATCATCGCCACGCTCGCGTTCGTCGGCTTTGCGATCGTCTTTTACATGCGCTCGAAGTACGTGATCGAGATCGACACGTGGCACCTCGTGCTGCCGACGCTGCTGCAGGGCATCCCGATGGCGATGTTCTTCGTCCCGCTGACGGCGATCATCCTGTCCGGCCAACCGCCGCAGAAGATACCGGCCGCGGCGGGGCTGTCGAACTTCGTGCGGGTGTTCTGCGGCGCCGTGGGAACGTCGATTGCGGGCAATGCGTGGAACAACCGGACGGTGCTGCATCACGAACGGCTCACCGAACAGGCGTCGCTCAACAACCCGACGTTCACCCAGCAGATGGACACCACACAATCGCTGCTGCATCTGAACACGCCGTCGGCGCACGCGCTGTTCGATTTTCAGCTGAACACGCAGGCCGCGATGATGGGACTGAACGACATCTTCTATGTGTCGGCGATCATTTTTATTCTGATCATTCCGCTGATCTGGATCACGAAGCCGGCCAAAGGCGGCAGCGGGCCGGGCGCAGCCGGCGCGCATTGA
- a CDS encoding porin, whose product MKLKWVAAAALAAVGGTAHAQSSVTLYGVTDSGLLYQSTAAASFNPKAPNLGAVYRYKDGGIYSSIWGMKGTEDIGGGYHVNFRLQGSFDSGTGKFGLADTAGATAIFNQVATVGVSSPFGSVTAGRQIVPMAYAMAETDVRSANYFGSILTAWIGMNTAAGWPGTSTNGPIGALYDSNAIVYESPKFHGASALLEYAPGGVAGSFQGGTRESAVLKYSNYGLNLSAVYYSGHDTNPGPTSIATGLQNNRFWYLGAKYTTLNGISMSASYSNGANPAAKSASNPFGGTSLDMYSAGLGYQVSAALKVTSGVYYLKDRNNSDNKSLEVAGGAEYSLSKSTVVYGQVGWVNNHGDMTQTIAYGQPAAPGMGTTAVMLGLRHAF is encoded by the coding sequence ATGAAACTGAAATGGGTAGCGGCGGCCGCGTTGGCTGCAGTCGGCGGCACGGCGCACGCGCAATCATCGGTGACGCTGTATGGCGTCACCGATTCGGGGCTGTTATATCAAAGCACGGCGGCGGCCTCGTTTAATCCTAAAGCGCCCAACCTGGGCGCGGTATATCGCTACAAGGATGGCGGTATCTACTCGAGTATCTGGGGCATGAAGGGTACCGAGGATATTGGCGGTGGCTATCACGTCAACTTCAGGCTGCAAGGGTCGTTCGACAGCGGCACGGGCAAGTTTGGTCTCGCCGATACGGCGGGCGCCACTGCAATCTTCAACCAGGTGGCGACTGTCGGCGTGTCCAGCCCGTTCGGCTCCGTCACAGCCGGGCGGCAGATCGTGCCGATGGCCTACGCCATGGCTGAGACCGACGTTCGTTCGGCGAATTACTTCGGCAGCATCCTGACCGCGTGGATCGGCATGAACACCGCGGCAGGATGGCCCGGCACCAGCACCAACGGGCCGATCGGCGCGCTGTACGACAGCAATGCGATCGTCTATGAGTCGCCGAAATTCCACGGCGCGAGCGCTTTGCTCGAATACGCGCCCGGCGGCGTCGCGGGGAGCTTCCAGGGCGGCACGCGTGAGTCGGCGGTGCTGAAGTACTCGAACTATGGGCTTAACCTGTCCGCCGTGTACTACAGCGGACATGACACCAACCCTGGTCCGACGAGCATCGCCACCGGTCTCCAGAACAACCGCTTCTGGTATCTTGGGGCGAAATATACGACGCTCAATGGCATCTCGATGTCCGCGTCGTACAGCAACGGCGCGAACCCGGCTGCGAAGAGCGCATCGAATCCTTTTGGTGGCACGAGCCTTGACATGTATTCAGCCGGTCTCGGCTATCAGGTGTCGGCGGCGTTGAAGGTCACCAGCGGCGTCTATTACCTGAAGGACAGGAACAACTCGGACAACAAATCGCTCGAGGTTGCCGGGGGCGCGGAGTACAGCCTGTCCAAGAGTACGGTGGTCTACGGCCAGGTGGGTTGGGTCAATAACCATGGCGATATGACCCAGACGATTGCGTACGGCCAGCCAGCCGCGCCAGGAATGGGGACCACGGCGGTCATGCTGGGCCTGCGTCACGCCTTCTGA
- a CDS encoding rod shape-determining protein → MARAMPQPSFFKRLFSHDVAVDLGTANTLIYTHDQGIVLNQPSVVCFQKHATVGRERVAAVGKEAKQLLGRVPVNLEAVRPMRHGVIANFAAAEHMIRQFVDMSSTRSRLGRRPSFTICVPAGATQVERRAIREAAIAAGGWKVNLIGESLASAVGAGLPVSEATGSMVVDIGGGTTEVGVIALGGMAYSGSIRVGGDQFDLAIVNYVRNVYGVVLGDQTAEHVKKTIGTAIRDVPTERMNATGRSLDDGLPRTVQLTNHDIAEAIASPLAHVIGAVKAALESAPPELVTDIADAGIVLTGGGSLLGNLDRCVSDQIGLDVRLADEPLTCAVRGAGAASAVLDPHAFD, encoded by the coding sequence ATGGCCAGAGCGATGCCGCAACCTTCATTTTTCAAACGTCTGTTCAGCCACGACGTGGCAGTGGACCTCGGCACGGCCAACACGCTCATCTATACGCACGATCAGGGCATCGTGCTCAACCAGCCCTCGGTAGTCTGCTTCCAGAAGCACGCGACGGTCGGGCGCGAACGCGTCGCGGCCGTCGGCAAGGAAGCCAAGCAACTGCTCGGACGGGTGCCGGTCAACCTTGAAGCGGTGCGGCCGATGCGGCACGGCGTCATCGCCAACTTCGCCGCCGCCGAACACATGATCCGGCAGTTCGTCGACATGTCGAGCACCCGTTCACGTCTCGGCCGGCGTCCGTCGTTCACGATCTGCGTGCCGGCCGGCGCGACCCAGGTCGAGCGGCGTGCGATTCGCGAGGCGGCCATCGCGGCCGGCGGGTGGAAAGTGAACCTGATCGGCGAATCGCTCGCGTCGGCAGTGGGCGCCGGTTTGCCGGTATCGGAGGCGACCGGCTCGATGGTCGTCGATATCGGCGGCGGCACGACCGAAGTCGGCGTGATCGCGCTGGGCGGCATGGCGTATAGCGGTTCCATCCGCGTCGGTGGTGACCAGTTCGATCTGGCAATCGTCAACTACGTCCGAAATGTCTACGGCGTGGTGCTCGGCGACCAGACTGCCGAGCATGTGAAAAAGACCATCGGCACGGCGATTCGCGACGTGCCCACCGAACGCATGAACGCAACCGGGCGCAGTCTCGACGACGGCCTGCCGCGCACCGTCCAGCTGACCAATCACGATATCGCGGAAGCCATCGCGTCGCCGCTCGCCCATGTGATCGGCGCGGTGAAGGCGGCGCTCGAATCGGCGCCGCCGGAACTCGTCACGGATATCGCGGACGCCGGTATCGTACTGACGGGTGGCGGCTCGCTGCTGGGTAATCTGGACCGCTGTGTGTCCGACCAGATCGGTCTCGATGTGCGGCTTGCCGACGAGCCGCTGACGTGCGCCGTGCGTGGCGCCGGCGCAGCCTCCGCTGTGCTCGATCCGCACGCGTTCGACTGA
- a CDS encoding 3-(methylthio)propionyl-CoA ligase, with protein MNGLMLQKQLLISSLIVHADRHHGDTEIVSRRVEGDIHRYTFRDCHRRARQMANALTRLGVKESDRIGTLAWNGYRHMELYYSISGMGAVMHTINPRLHADQIAYIIDHAEDQYLFFDLTFLPLVKAIAARCKTVKAFIAMTDLAHMPRDTGIVNLLCYEDLLERSSATYAWPNFDEDSACTLCYTSGTTGNPKGVLYSHRSALLHTYAAALPDALNCSARDVILPVVPMFHVNAWGLPYVACMVGAKLVFPGPGLDGESLHELLEAEQVTFAAGVPTVWQGLLTHLEQAGLKFSTLKRTVVGGAACPPAMLHRFQDGYGVEVLHAWGMTELSPLGTVGALKHKHLAMRQEDRCAVQSKQGRAVFGVDMKIIGADGQELPWDGATSGDLLVRGPWVVRNYFRNEGGNPLRIDADTHGWFPTGDVATIDADGFMQITDRSKDVIKSGGEWISSIEIENIAAAHPAIASAACIAARHPKWDERPLLVAVKVPDAQVTAEQLLAFLEGKIAKWWTPDAVVFVDAVPLGATGKVLKNQLREEFQDYLLPS; from the coding sequence ATGAACGGTTTGATGCTGCAAAAGCAGTTGCTGATTTCCTCGCTGATCGTGCACGCCGATCGCCATCATGGCGATACGGAGATCGTGTCACGCCGGGTAGAGGGTGACATCCATCGCTACACCTTCCGCGACTGTCACCGCCGCGCCCGGCAGATGGCCAATGCGCTGACCCGTCTCGGCGTCAAGGAGTCCGACCGCATCGGCACGCTGGCGTGGAACGGCTATCGCCACATGGAGCTGTACTACAGCATATCCGGCATGGGCGCAGTGATGCATACGATCAATCCGCGCCTGCACGCAGACCAGATCGCCTACATCATCGACCATGCGGAGGACCAGTATCTGTTCTTCGACCTGACGTTCCTGCCACTGGTCAAGGCCATTGCCGCCCGCTGCAAGACGGTCAAGGCGTTCATCGCGATGACCGACCTCGCACATATGCCGCGGGATACTGGCATCGTCAACCTGCTGTGCTACGAGGATCTGCTTGAGCGGAGTTCCGCCACTTACGCGTGGCCGAACTTCGACGAGGATTCCGCCTGTACGCTGTGCTACACGTCGGGCACGACGGGAAACCCGAAGGGCGTGCTGTACTCCCATCGCTCGGCGCTGCTGCACACCTATGCCGCAGCCTTGCCGGATGCGCTGAACTGCTCGGCGCGCGACGTGATCCTGCCGGTGGTGCCGATGTTCCATGTCAACGCCTGGGGCCTCCCGTACGTCGCGTGCATGGTCGGGGCCAAGCTGGTTTTCCCCGGTCCCGGGCTGGATGGCGAATCGCTGCACGAGCTTCTTGAAGCCGAGCAGGTGACATTTGCGGCCGGCGTGCCAACCGTATGGCAAGGCCTGCTGACCCACCTCGAACAGGCCGGCCTGAAGTTCTCGACCCTGAAGCGCACCGTCGTTGGCGGCGCAGCCTGTCCGCCCGCCATGCTGCACAGGTTTCAGGATGGCTACGGCGTTGAGGTATTGCACGCGTGGGGCATGACCGAACTGAGTCCGCTCGGGACGGTCGGCGCACTGAAACACAAACACCTGGCGATGCGCCAGGAAGACCGTTGCGCTGTGCAGTCGAAGCAAGGTCGTGCCGTGTTTGGCGTCGATATGAAAATCATCGGCGCAGACGGTCAGGAACTGCCATGGGATGGCGCGACTTCAGGCGACCTGCTGGTGCGCGGCCCATGGGTGGTGCGCAACTACTTCCGGAACGAGGGCGGAAACCCGCTGCGCATCGATGCCGATACGCATGGCTGGTTCCCGACCGGCGATGTCGCGACCATCGATGCTGACGGCTTCATGCAGATCACGGATCGCAGCAAGGACGTGATCAAGTCCGGCGGCGAGTGGATCAGCTCGATCGAAATCGAGAACATTGCAGCGGCGCACCCCGCGATAGCGAGTGCGGCCTGCATTGCGGCAAGGCATCCGAAGTGGGATGAGCGGCCGCTGCTAGTCGCCGTGAAAGTGCCCGATGCACAGGTGACGGCAGAGCAATTGCTGGCGTTCCTCGAAGGAAAAATCGCGAAGTGGTGGACCCCCGACGCCGTCGTATTTGTCGATGCGGTGCCCCTGGGCGCCACCGGCAAGGTGCTGAAAAACCAGTTGCGCGAAGAGTTTCAGGACTATCTGCTGCCCTCGTGA
- a CDS encoding glutaminase, translating to MNYSGILEQIHHDLKPWLGTGRVADYIPELAKISADRFGMAVVTIAGDVFRTGEADTRFSIQSISKLFACTMAFQLLGDALWQRVGREPSGTAFNSLVQLEAEQGKPRNPFINAGALVVTDVLCRRFVQAETAQVEFIRRLTGERGIGYDIQVAQSELQHAHRNRAMAHFMASFGNLEMPPEVVVDAYCRQCAISMSCVELAKAALFLSNHGVVPSTGERIVDASSAKRLSALMLTCGTYDAAGDFVYRVGLPAKSGVGGGIVAVLPGEMAVCVWSPGLDANGNSLAGTLSLEWLTTLTRQSIF from the coding sequence ATGAACTATTCAGGCATCCTCGAACAGATCCATCACGATCTCAAACCCTGGCTCGGAACGGGCCGCGTGGCTGATTACATCCCCGAACTGGCGAAAATTTCCGCCGACCGGTTCGGCATGGCGGTCGTCACCATCGCAGGCGACGTTTTCCGCACCGGCGAGGCTGATACGCGCTTCTCGATCCAGAGCATTTCGAAACTGTTCGCCTGCACCATGGCCTTCCAGCTGCTCGGCGACGCGCTCTGGCAGCGTGTCGGGCGCGAGCCGTCGGGAACGGCGTTCAACTCGCTCGTGCAACTCGAAGCCGAACAGGGCAAACCGCGCAATCCGTTCATCAACGCCGGCGCGCTCGTCGTAACCGATGTTCTGTGCCGCCGCTTCGTGCAGGCGGAAACCGCGCAAGTGGAATTCATCCGGCGGCTGACGGGAGAGCGCGGCATCGGCTACGACATACAGGTCGCGCAATCGGAGCTGCAGCACGCGCACCGCAATCGCGCGATGGCGCACTTCATGGCGAGCTTCGGCAATCTGGAGATGCCGCCCGAAGTCGTCGTGGATGCGTACTGCCGGCAGTGCGCAATCTCGATGAGTTGCGTGGAACTCGCGAAGGCGGCACTCTTCCTTTCCAACCATGGCGTGGTGCCGTCGACCGGCGAGCGTATCGTCGATGCCAGTTCCGCCAAGCGGCTGTCAGCGCTGATGCTGACCTGCGGCACCTACGACGCAGCCGGCGACTTCGTCTATCGCGTCGGCTTGCCGGCGAAAAGCGGCGTCGGCGGCGGGATCGTCGCGGTGCTGCCGGGCGAGATGGCGGTGTGCGTCTGGTCGCCCGGGCTGGACGCGAATGGTAATTCGCTGGCCGGCACGCTGTCATTGGAATGGTTGACCACGCTTACCAGGCAGTCGATTTTTTGA
- a CDS encoding AraC family transcriptional regulator has product MNVIDQDADGGAVFVLSELYESAEEMWHANPRARLIVAGDTVLTLHTETGRLVAPPKCAVWVLPGTLHRVSSTVGVALRSLYADADVDVVPSGCCVVAVDSLADVLLTEAATFGAGYAPDGPQARIVRVLLDHLPHLAVVPLSLNWPQDPRTQHIADALVADPADTGVLDDFSSAAGVTARTAARLFVKETGLTFGQWRQQLRLLIALEQLGSGESVTQVALRVGYHDVSSFIAVFRQALGETPARYFR; this is encoded by the coding sequence ATGAACGTCATCGATCAGGATGCGGACGGCGGTGCCGTGTTTGTCCTGTCGGAACTGTATGAGTCCGCCGAGGAGATGTGGCACGCGAATCCGCGTGCCCGGCTCATCGTCGCCGGTGACACGGTACTGACCCTGCACACGGAAACCGGCCGACTGGTCGCGCCACCGAAGTGCGCGGTGTGGGTATTGCCGGGTACGCTGCATCGGGTGTCGTCGACAGTGGGCGTGGCTTTGCGCTCGCTGTACGCCGACGCCGATGTCGACGTGGTGCCGTCAGGCTGTTGCGTCGTGGCGGTCGATTCTCTGGCGGATGTGCTGCTGACGGAGGCGGCCACATTCGGCGCTGGTTATGCGCCGGACGGACCGCAGGCGCGTATCGTGCGCGTGCTACTCGACCATCTTCCGCATCTGGCCGTCGTGCCGCTCTCGTTGAACTGGCCGCAGGATCCGCGTACCCAGCACATCGCCGACGCGCTGGTGGCCGACCCGGCGGACACCGGCGTACTCGACGACTTCTCGAGCGCGGCGGGCGTGACTGCGCGCACGGCGGCACGGCTCTTCGTCAAGGAAACCGGGTTGACGTTCGGCCAGTGGCGACAGCAGCTGCGGTTACTGATTGCGCTGGAACAGCTCGGCTCCGGCGAGAGCGTCACGCAGGTCGCGCTCAGGGTGGGCTACCACGACGTATCGTCGTTCATCGCGGTATTCCGGCAGGCGCTGGGCGAGACACCTGCGCGGTATTTCCGCTGA
- a CDS encoding dienelactone hydrolase family protein: MAWEQFEHGWRLEPANAPAQSLVVLMHGVGSNARDLVPLADVWRQSLPSTAFASLDGGEPFDGGFGGRQWFSVRNVDKSLRAERVADAWPAVERILTTELAHWHLDFTQLALVGFSQGSIMAMHHVATNPQGAAAVVAYSGRLASRVTAKSRTPLTLIHGEADPVIPAQELERAALAFSDAGFAVEAYALPGVGHAISADGVALGRDALMRAFAGPARG; this comes from the coding sequence ATGGCCTGGGAGCAGTTCGAACATGGCTGGCGGCTCGAGCCGGCCAACGCACCGGCGCAATCGCTCGTTGTGCTGATGCATGGCGTAGGCAGCAATGCGCGCGACCTTGTGCCGCTCGCGGATGTCTGGCGCCAATCCCTGCCGTCGACGGCCTTCGCCTCGCTCGACGGCGGTGAGCCGTTCGATGGCGGGTTCGGCGGCCGGCAGTGGTTTAGTGTGCGTAACGTGGATAAAAGTCTGCGTGCGGAGCGCGTCGCCGATGCGTGGCCTGCGGTCGAAAGGATCCTGACGACCGAACTCGCGCACTGGCATCTCGATTTTACGCAACTGGCGCTAGTCGGCTTTTCGCAGGGATCCATCATGGCGATGCATCACGTCGCGACGAATCCGCAGGGCGCGGCGGCCGTGGTGGCCTATTCGGGACGGCTGGCATCGCGGGTAACCGCGAAAAGTCGGACGCCGCTCACGCTGATCCATGGCGAAGCCGATCCGGTCATTCCAGCGCAGGAACTGGAGCGCGCCGCGCTCGCTTTCAGCGACGCAGGATTCGCCGTCGAGGCCTACGCGTTACCGGGCGTCGGTCATGCGATTTCGGCGGACGGCGTCGCACTGGGGCGCGATGCATTGATGCGGGCGTTCGCTGGGCCGGCGCGCGGCTGA
- a CDS encoding alpha/beta hydrolase, which produces MPYVVQGDGELLLFVHGSLCDYRYWQPQVSGLSKHYQCVAVSLTHYWPAAGTPADMPFSWSRHADEVAEFIRRFGAGPAHVVGHSRGGCVTFHCARRHPRQVRTLTLADPGGPLQVAGRPPAKLPEPVNALRARAAQLIEEGDLDAGLQLFVDSVSRPGFWAKSTAAFQRMAIDNAHTLARQFRDPLPPYTPEEAAQVRCPVLLVDGEKSPLMFRRTAETLASWLPDARRQTVNGASHGMNLAHPAAFNRYVDEFIRSAGEGRAG; this is translated from the coding sequence ATGCCGTACGTCGTTCAAGGCGATGGTGAGTTGCTGCTGTTCGTGCATGGTTCGTTGTGCGACTACCGCTACTGGCAGCCGCAGGTATCCGGGCTGTCGAAGCACTATCAATGCGTCGCGGTCAGTCTCACGCATTACTGGCCCGCTGCCGGCACGCCCGCCGACATGCCATTCAGCTGGAGCCGGCATGCTGACGAGGTCGCTGAATTCATCAGGCGTTTCGGCGCGGGGCCGGCTCATGTGGTGGGTCACTCGCGTGGCGGGTGCGTGACGTTTCATTGTGCGCGGCGTCATCCGCGGCAGGTTCGCACGCTGACGCTGGCCGATCCCGGCGGCCCACTACAGGTCGCGGGCCGGCCGCCCGCGAAGTTGCCGGAGCCCGTCAACGCGCTGCGCGCCCGCGCAGCGCAATTGATCGAAGAAGGCGACCTCGATGCCGGCCTGCAACTCTTCGTCGATTCAGTCAGCCGTCCCGGTTTCTGGGCGAAGAGCACGGCGGCCTTCCAGCGAATGGCGATCGACAACGCGCACACGCTGGCGCGTCAGTTCCGCGACCCATTGCCGCCGTACACGCCAGAAGAGGCCGCCCAGGTGCGCTGCCCCGTGTTGCTGGTCGATGGTGAGAAAAGTCCGCTCATGTTCCGCCGCACTGCCGAAACGCTCGCGTCCTGGCTGCCCGATGCCCGGCGCCAGACGGTGAATGGCGCGTCGCACGGCATGAATCTCGCGCATCCGGCGGCGTTCAACCGCTACGTCGACGAATTCATCCGGAGCGCTGGCGAAGGCCGCGCAGGCTGA